A window from Physeter macrocephalus isolate SW-GA chromosome 11, ASM283717v5, whole genome shotgun sequence encodes these proteins:
- the FSCB gene encoding LOW QUALITY PROTEIN: fibrous sheath CABYR-binding protein (The sequence of the model RefSeq protein was modified relative to this genomic sequence to represent the inferred CDS: inserted 1 base in 1 codon; substituted 2 bases at 2 genomic stop codons), translating to MVDKSQQTEVTEEKKHLSIPQSSGPKGTLSIGNIPGSRFNYECHRVSSQLQQTWTKRKRVHDMTDKSLQTETTAEEKKEEIKSVCETVVPEEKPAAIGEAAREFPESVQEVEIPPSRHSLQLKTDRSQQTSCTGDWTMMNIPXKEKKKKEKVDKEEQTNFSELEIVVIGXPSNLFSKSKEGAQKXQSSGKIFVSEHPEFQPTTSNNEEIRQQSINRALSIPPTNKDAPVLLEDGKDVPAEVQPPAAEESSAEVQLPLAEEITAEEVSAEVQPPAAEEAPVEVQPSPAEEAPGDEAPAKVEPTSAEETLLKEPPAEVQPPAAEDAPTQEVPELQISPAVESPAEEAPAEVQSPPAEVALAELQSLPAEDTPSEEASTKIQPPPAEKTLAEEAAAELQLLPAEEASAEEAPAEFQLPSTEETTSEMFSVDKQSSLAEESFITQTSVKETSAEVLHPPSEQTTADEALVENVSMVYQSPQAAEVLVVKLGSGVLEDKPKSEEPLEWDTVPEDSSDTKNEEISIKIKGVIHIELE from the exons ATGGTAGATAAATCCCAGCAGACTGAAGtgacagaggaaaagaaacactTGTCTATACCACAATCATCTGGCCCCAAAGGTACCCTTAGTATTGGTAATATTCCTGGAAGCAGATTCAACTATGAATGTCATAGAGTATCTTCTCAACTTCAGCAAACTTGGACAAAGAGAAAGCGTGTACATGATATGACTGATAAATCTCTGCAGACAGAAACTactgcagaagagaaaaaagaagaaatcaagtcAGTTTGTGAAACAGTGGTACCTGAAGAAAAGCCAGCTGCTATTGGAGAAGCAGCCCGTGAATTTCCAGAGAGTGTTCAGGAAGTAGAAATTCCACCAAGCAGACACTCACTTCAACTCAAAACAGACAGATCTCAGCAGACCAGTTGTACTGGAGACTGGACAATGATGAAcattccttaaaaagaaaaa aaaaaaaaagaaaaagtagacaagGAAGAGCAGACAAACTTTAGTGAATTAGAAATAGTGGTTATTGGCTGACCAAGTAATCTGTTTTCAAAGTCAAAGGAAGGTGCACAGA CGCAATCCTCAGGGAAGATTTTTGTTTCTGAACATCCTGAATTTCAACCCACAACAAGTAACAACGAAGAAATTAGGCAGCAAAGTATTAACAGAGCTTTATCTATTCCACCAACCAACAAAGATGCTCCAGTACTTTTAGAAGATGGGAAAGATGTTCCAGCTGAAGTACAGCCTCCTGCTGCAGAAGAGAGCTCTGCTGAAGTACAACTTCCACTAGCTGAGGAGATTACTGCAGAAGAGGTTTCTGCTGAAGTTCAGCCTCCAGCAGCTGAAGAAGCTCCTGTTGAAGTACAGCCTTCCCCAGCAGAAGAGGCTCCTGGAGATGAGGCTCCTGCTAAAGTAGAGCCCACCTCAGCTGAAGAGACTCTTTTAAAAGAGCCTCCTGCTGAAGTTCAGCCTCCAGCAGCTGAAGATGCTCCTACACAAGAGGTCCCAGAACTTCAAATTTCACCAGCTGTGGAGTCCCCTGCCGAAGAGGCCCCAGCTGAAGTTCAGTCTCCTCCAGCTGAGGTGGCCCTTGCTGAGCTTCAGTCTCTACCAGCTGAGGACACCCCTTCAGAAGAGGCCTCCACCAAAATTCAGCCTCCACCAGCTGAGAAGACCCTTGCAGAAGAGGCTGCAGCTGAACTTCAACTTCTGCCAGCAGAGGAGGCTTCTGCAGAGGAGGCCCCTGCTGAATTTCAGCTTCCATCAACTGAAGAAACTACTTCAGAAATGTTCTCTGTTGACAAACAGTCTTCACTAGCTGAAGAGTCCTTTATTACACAAACCTCTGTAAAAGAAACCTCTGCTGAAGTTCTGCATCCACCATCTGAGCAAACAACTGCAGATGAAGCTCTGGTAGAGAATGTGTCTATGGTTTATCAGTCTCCCCAGGCAGCGGAAGTCCTGGTGGTAAAATTAGGATCAGGGGTTTTGGAAGATAAGCCAAAATCTGAAGAGCCTTTAGAATGGGATACAGTTCCTGAAGATTCATCTGATACCAAGAATGAAgagatttctattaaaataaaggGTGTCATCCATATAGAACTGGAATAG